Part of the Faecalibacterium duncaniae genome, CGACCGCGGAATGCAGATCCTGCAGGCCAAGGAGGTGCGGTACGGCGCACCGGTCATGCGTGAGCTGGAGCGCATCTGCCTGCTCAAGTGCGTGGACCGGATGTGGATGGATCACATCGACAACATGGACCAGCTGCGGCAGGGCATTGCCCTCCGTGGTTACGGCCAGAAGGATCCCGTGGTGGAGTACCGCATCGAGGGCTTTGATATGTTCGACCAGATGGTGGATTCCATCCGGGAGTCCAGCATCAAGATGCTGCTGACCATCGAGGTGCGGCAGGCCGGTGCAGCCCCCAAACGGGAGCAGGTGGCCAAGCCCACCGGCGAGGGCTTTGTGCCCGGCAACGGCGCGCCCGGTGTCAAGGGTGCCCCCAAGGGCCAACCTGTCCGGGTCATCAAGATCGGCCGCAATGACCCCTGTCCCTGCGGCAGCGGTCTCAAGTGGAAAAAGTGCACCTGCGCCCAGTATCACCCTGAAGGAAGCAACGGCGGGGAAAACTGAGTTGGTAACTAAAAATTGTGTTCGTATCGGAACAGTGTCCACCGATCTTGATGCATAAACCCCATCCCCGAAAAGAACTGCTGGAATATCAGGTCAAGCAATTGATTCAAATTCTGGAACAGGAGGGACTTCTGTGAATAACACGATGGAGTACAAGGGCTATGTTGGCAGTGTGGAGTTCTCGGAGGAAGATGGCCTGTTTTATGGCAAGGTCATGGGGATCCGGGCTCTGATCTCTTACGAGGGCAGCACCGCTACAGAGCTGGTAAATGATTTCCACGGTGCAGTGGATGATTATCTGGCATTGTGCGAGGAAAACCACACAGAACCGGAATGTGCCTATAAGGGGAGCTTCAATGTCCGCATTTCCCCGGAATTGCACAAGCAGGCGGTCATTTTTGCAATGGCCCACAATATGAGTCTGAACAGTCTGGTGGAAAATTCCATTGAACAGGCTGTCCATGCAGGCTGAAAATCAAACAGAACGGGAGCTGACTGATATGTTGACTGCAAAAGAACTGCTGGGCTGTGCCCAGGCGCTGGAACCCCAGCTGGTGGAGTGGCGGCGCACCCTGCACCGTCACCCGGAGGTGGGCTTTGATCTGACCCAGACCAAGGCACTGGTGAAAAAGGCCCTGACCGAGATGGGCTACGAGCCCAAGGACTGCGGCAAGGCCGGTGTCATTGCGCTGGCAGGCGGCAAAAAGCCCGGCAAGACCATCCTGCTGCGGGGCGATATGGATGCCCTGCCCATTCAGGAGGAATCCGGCGTGGATTACGCTTCCGAGGTGCCGGGCAAGATGCACGGCTGCGGCCAC contains:
- a CDS encoding type II toxin-antitoxin system HicB family antitoxin, giving the protein MNNTMEYKGYVGSVEFSEEDGLFYGKVMGIRALISYEGSTATELVNDFHGAVDDYLALCEENHTEPECAYKGSFNVRISPELHKQAVIFAMAHNMSLNSLVENSIEQAVHAG